The proteins below are encoded in one region of Vicia villosa cultivar HV-30 ecotype Madison, WI unplaced genomic scaffold, Vvil1.0 ctg.000434F_1_1, whole genome shotgun sequence:
- the LOC131628231 gene encoding secreted RxLR effector protein 161-like has translation MEMEDCSATWTPGEPRLQLSKDSDEDNVDPTHYRRIIGSLIYLCHTRPDLAYNVGMVSRFMQNPKVSYLTATNRILRYLKGTLDYVIFFPAANEGKECKLVDYTDSSWCSDAKDRKSTTGYVFMLGGAPVAWSLRKEPVVALPSCEAEYIVASLCVCQAMWIVNLVEDQRRIMDLLP, from the coding sequence ATGGAGATGGAAGACTGCAGTGCAACCTGGACACCTGGTGAACCAAGACTGCAATTGTCGAAAGACTCAGATGAAGATAATGTTGACCCAACACATTACAGAAGAATCATTGGATCATTAATATACCTTTGTCACACTAGGCCTGATCTAGCATACAATGTAGGTATGgtgagtagattcatgcagaaccCTAAGGTATCTTATCTCACAGCTACGAATAGGATACTAAGGTATCTCAAAGGTACTCTCGACTATGTCATTTTTTTTCCTGCAGCTAatgaaggaaaagaatgcaagctGGTGGATTACACCGActcaagttggtgtagtgatgctaaGGATAGAAAATCCACAactggttatgtgtttatgctaggtggtgcaccggTTGCTTGGAGCTTAAGAAAAGAACCAGTAGTAGCATTGCCTTCGtgtgaagcagagtacatagttGCTTCTCTTTGTGTGTGTCAAGCAATGTGGATAGTGAATTTGGTCGAAGACCAACGAAGAATCATGGATctattaccatga